CAAATTTAATCGGATGTTCTAATTTGTTATATCGGTGTCTTTTAGCTCTTTATCCATAATTTCACTGTTGTGCAGTTTGACAGTATTTCTGCTTTTCTTCATGCGTAAGTTTAAGAATTCAACAAACAGCGAGAAGAAAATAGAGAAGTACAAATAGCCTTTTGGTATGCTGTTGACTTCCACATCATTTCCAAAACGGAAATGAGCCAAGTGAGACCCTTCGGCCAATAGCATTACCCCAATTAAGATTAAGAAAGACAATCCAAGAATTTGTATCGTTGGGTGTTCGTTAACGAATTTAGAAACCGGTCCGGCAAAAATCATCATAATAACAATTGAAATCACTACCGAAAGTATCATAATAAGTAAAGCACCTTCGTAACCAAAACCACCTTCATGCGGTTCTTTCATGCTCACCATACCAACGGCAGTCAAAATACTGTCAAACGAGAAAACAATATTCAGCAACGCAATCTGAATAATGGCCTGACTAAGAGAACCACTAGCTTTTCCTTTTTCGCCTTCTTCTTCGCCTTC
Above is a genomic segment from Flavobacterium phycosphaerae containing:
- a CDS encoding TerC family protein gives rise to the protein MDILFTPNALMALLTLTFLEIILGIDNIVFLSIVSGKLKAQDQPKARRIGLLLAMVFRIILLFGITWVLSLQDTLLHIDWGFFEASVTGQSLIIFGGGLFLLYKSVSEIHHKLEGEEEGEKGKASGSLSQAIIQIALLNIVFSFDSILTAVGMVSMKEPHEGGFGYEGALLIMILSVVISIVIMMIFAGPVSKFVNEHPTIQILGLSFLILIGVMLLAEGSHLAHFRFGNDVEVNSIPKGYLYFSIFFSLFVEFLNLRMKKSRNTVKLHNSEIMDKELKDTDITN